In Arachis hypogaea cultivar Tifrunner chromosome 17, arahy.Tifrunner.gnm2.J5K5, whole genome shotgun sequence, a single window of DNA contains:
- the LOC112764661 gene encoding CASP-like protein 2A2, with translation MEKGNGFEGGAARSSTASMNMAYNGSEELEGNESSIIRTVETFLRLIPIGLCVTALVIMLKNSEQNDYGSVSYTDLAGFRFLVHANGICAGYSLLSAVFVALPRPSTMPRAWTFFFFDQVLTYIILAAGAASTEVLYLADKGNTATTWSAACGSFGSFCHKGTASVAITFVAMFCYVMLSLISSYKLFSKYDAPMSNPINAKGIDIVASHG, from the exons ATGGAGAAGGGAAATGGTTTTGAAGGTGGTGCAGCAAGATCATCAACAGCATCCATGAACATGGCTTATAATGGTAGTGAGGAATTGGAAGGAAACGAGAGTAGCATCATACGGACTGTAGAGACATTCTTGCGTTTGATTCCTATTGGTTTGTGTGTAACCGCGCTTGTGAtcatgcttaagaactctgagcaAAATGATTATGGTTCTGTTTCCTACACTGACCTTGCTGGTTTCAG GTTTTTGGTGCATGCAAATGGGATCTGTGCAGGTTACTCATTACTTTCAGCTGTGTTTGTTGCTTTGCCCCGCCCTTCCACCATGCCTAGAGCTTGGACATTCTTTTTCTTTGACCAG GTGTTAACCTACATAATCCTGGCTGCTGGAGCTGCTTCAACTGAAGTATTGTACTTGGCTGATAAGGGGAACACAGCAACAACATGGAGTGCAGCTTGTGGATCCTTTGGTTCATTTTGTCACAAGGGAACAGCATCAGTGGCCATCACATTTGTTGCAATGTTTTGCTATGTGATGCTTTCCCTCATTTCTTCCTACAAGCTATTCAGCAAGTATGATGCACCAATGAGCAACCCCATTAATGCTAAAGGCATTGACATTGTTGCTTCTCATGGCTGA
- the LOC112764662 gene encoding uncharacterized protein has product MAASLVELLPKEYGYVVIVLVLYVFLNFYMAFQVGMARKKYNVPYPTLYALESENKQANLFNCVQRGHQNSLETMPIFFMLMIMGGLKHPSVCAGLGLLHVVARYFYFTGYSTGDPAKRLTLGKFHMLAILGLIVCTISCGRSLLDQPTSS; this is encoded by the exons ATGGCAGCATCTCTCGTAGAATTGCTCCCGAAAGAGTACGGTTACGTCGTCATCGTTCTCGTTCTCTATGTCTTCCTCAATTTCTACATGGCATTCCAAGTCGGCATGGCTCGCAAgaa GTACAATGTCCCTTATCCCACCCTTTATGCCCTTGAATCCGAAAACAAACAAGCCAATCTCTTTAACTGTGTTCAG AGAGGACATCAGAACTCTTTGGAAACAATGCCCATATTCTTCATGCTCATGATTATGGGAGGGTTGAAGCACCCTTCAGTTTGTGCGGGCCTTGGGTTGCTTCATGTTGTTGCTCGCTATTTCTACTTCACTGGCTATTCCACTGGTGATCCCGCGAAGCGACTCACTCTCGG GAAGTTTCATATGCTGGCAATTCTGGGTCTTATTGTGTGCACAATTTCATGTGGGCGGAGCCTTCTCGATCAGCCTACTAGCTCCTGA
- the LOC112765668 gene encoding uncharacterized protein: MATIIELLPKEYGLVAIVLVIYCFLNLYMAAQVAMARKRYKVPYPNLYASESQNKDAKLFNCIQRGHQNSLETMAIFFMLMILGGLKHPSICGVLGVLYIIARYFYFKGYATGDPINRLKIGRLFFVALVGLMLCAISFGCTLLHRPCSS; encoded by the exons ATGGCGACGATAATTGAGTTGCTCCCAAAAGAGTATGGGCTTGTGGCGATAGTTCTTGTAATATACTGTTTTCTGAACTTGTACATGGCTGCACAAGTGGCCATGGCTCGCAAGAGGTACAAGGTTCCATATCCCAACCTTTATGCTTCTGAATCCCAAAACAAAGATGCCAAACTCTTTAACTGCATTCAG AGAGGGCACCAAAACTCGTTAGAAACAATGGCAATATTCTTCATGCTCATGATTTTGGGAGGGTTGAAGCACCCTTCAATTTGTGGTGTCCTTGGAGTGCTTTATATCATTGCTCGCTATTTCTACTTCAAAGGCTATGCCACCGGTGATCCCATCAACCGTCTTAAGATCGG GAGATTATTTTTTGTGGCGCTTGTGGGTCTAATGCTGTGTGCAATTTCATTTGGGTGCACTCTTCTCCACCGCCCTTGTAGCTCTTAA
- the LOC140180510 gene encoding uncharacterized protein → MKPSQQKERWQNKRRNSRISPLLVGKDNIELTETLVNYKRLLPYFELMSGLSINFEKSSLIPVNCEKEWVMNMCGLLGCAEAALPVRYLGISLGANPRLVKTWKPIIDKVEDKLSLWKARSLNKAGKLVLIKYVLNSLPIYYLSLYKMPKTVAEKIIGLQRRFLWSKEDGNSGMPMLDPTAMLSNQPLPSRGGPWKDICQLNIKEQHIRNMMISGLSMEVKNGRNTHFWEDAWLQDGSLKDYFPRLFSISNQQGSVIGDCGFWDGLEWVWNFQRRRELFQWELELLNQLYDRLRVVLQKETLSEDITSYSFTSSI, encoded by the exons ATGAAGCCATCGCAGCAAAAAGAAAGATGGCAAAACAAAAGGAGAAATAGCCGAATTTCTCCACTGCTGGTGGGAAAGGACAATATAGAATTAACAGAGACGCTGGTGAATTATAAGAGGCTCCTGCCTTACTTTGAGTTAATGTCAGGCCTGAGCATCAACTTTGAGAAGTCTAGCCTAATTCCAGTTAATTGTGAGAAGGAATGGGTGATGAATATGTGTGGTTTGTTGGGATGTGCTGAAGCGGCGTTACCTGTCAGGTACTTAGGCATTTCTCTTGGCGCTAACCCTCGGTTGGTGAAGACCTGGAAACCAATCATAGATAAGGTGGAAGACAAGCTGAGCCTATGGAAAGCTAGATCTCTCAACAAAGCGGGTAAATTGGTCCTCATAAAATATGTTCTCAATAGCTTGCCGATTTACTACTTAAGcttgtataagatgccaaagACGGTTGCAGAAAAGATAATTGGACTGCAGAGAAGGTTCTTATGGAGTAAAGAAGATGGGAATAGCGGGATGCCAATG TTGGACCCAACTGCAATGTTGTCAAACCAACCGTTGCCATCAAGAGGGGGCCCGTGGAAAGATATCTGCCAGCTTAATATTAAGGAGCAGCATATAAGAAATATGATGATCAGTGGCTTGTCCATGGAGGTGAAAAACGGCAGAAACACCCATTTTTGGGAGGATGCTTGGCTACAAGATGGATCTTTGAAAGATTATTTTCCGAGGCTCTTCTCTATTTCAAATCAACAAGGATCAGTAATAGGGGACTGTGGATTTTGGGATGGGCTAGAGTGGGTGTGGAACTTCCAGCGGAGGAGAGAACTCTTCCAATGGGAGCTAGAGTTGCTCAATCAACTCTACGACCGGTTACGGGTT GTGTTGCAGAAAGAGACACTCTCAGAGGACATCACGAGTTACAGCTTCACTAGTTCCATCTGA
- the LOC140180511 gene encoding serine/threonine-protein phosphatase 7 long form homolog — MNPPGLYNPIVEPLVRATEFYYVYKVGVIQGQSALVTTLVERWHPDTHTFHLLTGECAVTLEDMALILGIPINGLLVTGTTMTSQEAMEAECLHQFGVAPTTSDCRGSFIKMTWIKNGKEGLILNDQVAMKKYVKCHILLLFGSILFADKSGSAVHWKFLPLLHDFSRIHEISWGSASLAHLYRALCRASRFDCKEMDGSLTLLHMWAWIRMPLLAPIPGTPQFFPLANRWRNWEHHNWPYRYHIVAYFRGLLDEVQEGQFVWEAYGVDQIEADVIPEDIRSQSEIWSATIPLISFETLEWHATDKCRRQFGFVQGVPHQERSLDGQHGEILTGPKNLDWSVTYRFWIMQWTNRYSHVLIHELVPLHHPLDLYMCWYREKYGTHLHLSDLVLEENQEGVTNPNQPHQPEPQPSLQRQQPP, encoded by the exons ATGAATCCACCGGGATTATATAATCCAATTGTTGAGCCTCTTGTGCGGGCCACTGAATTTTATTATGTATATAAAGTTGGAGTGATCCAAGGCCAGTCAGCTTTGGTAACAACTCTAGTAGAGAGATGGCATCCAGATACTCATACATTCCATCTCCTGACTGGTGAGTGCGCTGTTACGTTGGAGGATATGGCTCTAATCCTAGGTATTCCGATAAATGGTCTTCTTGTGACAGGAACAACCATGACTAGTCAGGAGGCCATGGAAGCCGAATGCTTACATCAATTTGGAGTTGCACCAACAACCAGTGATTGCAGAGGAAGTTTCATCAAGATGACCTGGATTAAAAATGGGAAAGAAGGATTAATTTTAAATGATCAAGTTGCCATGAAAAAGTACGTGAAATGCCATATATTGTTGTTGTTTGGGTCAATCTTGTTTGCTGATAAGTCTGGGTCAGCGGTTCACTGGAAATTTCTTCCATTGCTTCATGACTTCTCACGGATACATGAAATTAGCTGGGGATCGGCATCCCTAGCACACTTGTACAGAGCATTGTGTAGAGCATCTCGATTTGATTGTAAAGAGATGGATGGTTCACTGACATTGTTGCATATGTGGGCTTGGATTCGTATGCCATTGCTTGCCCCGATTCCTGGAACACCACAGTTCTTTCCACTGGCTAACCG ATGGCGTAATTGGGAGCATCATAATTGGCCATATAGATATCATATTgttgcttattttaggggattgtTAGATGAGGTTCAAGAAGGCCAG TTTGTTTGGGAAGCTTACGGTGTTGATCAGATAGAGGCAGATGTCATTCCAGAAGATATTCGTAGTCAATCAGAAATTTGGAGTGCAACCATACCATTGATATCATTTGAGACTCTTGAGTGGCATGCAACCGATAAGTGTAGGAGACAATTCGGGTTCGTACAGGGTGTCCCACATCAGGAGAGGTCTCTAGATGGCCAACATGGTGAGATTTTGACCGGACCTAAAAACTTGGATTGGTCTGTCACATACAGATTTTGGATAATGCAGTGGACTAACCGATATAGTCATGTCCTAATTCATGAGCTTGTGCCTTTGCATCATCCATTAGATCTTTACATGTGTTGGTATCGAGAAAAATATGGGACTCATTTGCACTTGTCTGATCTGGTCttagaagaaaatcaagaggGTGTAACTAACCCGAATCAGCCACACCAGCCCGAGCCACAGCCATCATTACAAAGGCAACAACCTCCATAG